From a single Lolium rigidum isolate FL_2022 chromosome 7, APGP_CSIRO_Lrig_0.1, whole genome shotgun sequence genomic region:
- the LOC124679157 gene encoding protein ANTI-SILENCING 1-like — protein sequence MVGSSENIQFSWGNKRAKDGAKMDTQFYGSFTFDNVKYSLYDSVYLFKNGDPEPYIGKILKIWQQNQAKKVKILWFFSPDEIRSYLTGPVAEKEIFLASGDGTGLADINPLEAIAGKCTVVCLSKDERNCQPTPREQEVADYIFYRFFDVGNCTLSDKVPEKIGGLEVNSLLNPKDEQVTCYPDQDTQAVDQKLGAGLVAPLPQSAVEMQDENPVAAVTPPQSGAIPLPPAVKEKDNAKVAAVPLPPAVKEGVPKPTQDIPKRTQKDLSERMPSKKLKLSQDLTGPSVAPVPDVKVRPGPLELTTRQADRSKWFKPLPWDEELQVSHEEGRLVYIQNLGIQFAASDIVELIREALQLTCRARPINHPTYDDPNNGKAYAVFESKKAADVAISKINSGLVVGGRPLYCSKGLLKIKKPSRALVGHLTISNQKMSQRQREDQKKAVSTSHCSQPNTIEYDLALDWMLVREKQARKFSVLHKKHVNERKSFAAKIGK from the exons ATGGTTGGAAGTAGTGAGAATATCCAGTTCTCATGGGGAAACAAGAGAGCAAAAGATGGTGCTAAGATGGATACACAGTTCTATGGTTCCTTCACATTTGACAATGTGAAGTACTCATTGTATGACTCTGTGTATCTTTTTAAAAATGGTGATCCTGAACCGTACATTGGAAAGATATTAAAGATATGGCAGCAAAATCAAGCTAAGAAAGTAAAAATTCTTTGGTTTTTCTCCCCGGATGAGATCAGAAGTTACTTAACCGGTCCTGTGGCGGAGAAGGAGATATTTCTTGCTTCTGGTGATGGCACTGGCCTTGCTGATATCAATCCACTG GAAGCTATTGCTGGAAAATGCACTGTTGTTTGCCTTTCAAAGGATGAGAGGAATTGCCAGCCTACTCCAAGGGAACAAGAAGTTGCTGATTATATCTTCTATAGGTTCTTCGATGTTGGAAACTGCACACTTTCTGATAAAGTACCTGAAAAAATTGGAGGGCTGGAAG TCAACAGTCTGCTTAATCCTAAAGACGAGCAAGTTACATGCTATCCGGATCAGGATACGCAAGCCGTGGATCAGAAGTTGGGTGCAGGTCTGGTTGCACCCCTTCCACAGTCAGCGGTTGAGATGCAGGATGAAAATCCAGTTGCTGCAGTGACCCCTCCCCAGTCAGGGGCTATTCCTCTCCCTCCAGCAGTCAAAGAGAAGGATAATGCAAAGGTTGCTGCCGTTCCTCTCCCCCCAGCAGTTAAGGAGGGTGTTCCCAAACCAACACAAGATATTCCTAAACGCACACAGAAAGATCTTTCTGAGAGGATGCCTTCCAAGAAGTTGAAATTATCCCAAGATCTTACAGGAccgagtgtggccccagttcctgACGTGAAAGTTCGCCCTGGTCCTCTGGAACTAACGACAAGACAGGCT GACCGAAGCAAATGGTTCAAACCTCTT CCATGGGATGAGGAACTACAAGTGTCTCATGAGGAGGGGAGACTAGTGTATATCCAGAATCTGGGCATACAGTTTGCAGCTTCTGACATAGTG GAACTTATTCGTGAGGCGCTTCAACTAACTTGTAGAGCTCGGCCTATAAACCACCCGACCTATGATGATCCCAACAATG GAAAAGCTTATGCTGTATTTGAATCTAAAAAAGCTGCTGATGTTGCTATTTCGAAGATCAATTCAGGCTTGGTAGTGGGTGGAAG ACCACTTTACTGCAGCAAAGGGTTACTTAAGATTAAAAAACCTTCAAGAGCTCTAGTTGGGCACTTAACCATCAGTAATCAGAAAATGAGTCAAAGACAACGAGAAGACCAG AAGAAGGCAGTATCGACCTCACATTGCTCTCAACCCAACACAATAGAATATGACCTGGCATTGGACTGGATGCTTGTCCGAGAAAAGCAAGCAAGAAAGTTCAGCGTACTTCATAAG AAGCACGTAAATGAGAGGAAGTCGTTTGCAGCAAAGATTGGGAAGTAG